In Acidovorax sp. 106, the following proteins share a genomic window:
- a CDS encoding Nif3-like dinuclear metal center hexameric protein, producing the protein MSISRQQLLQAFDGLLQPERFKDYGPNGLQVEGRAEISHVVSGVTASLALIDAAIEARADAIFVHHGLFWRGQDGRVTGWMKQRLQRLLAHDINLFAYHLPLDAHPLWGNNAQLGRLLGWTSESQFGEQALGCLASASYPSAQAVADHVAQALGRSVTLVAPGGAMGAQRPVAKVAWCTGGAQSYFEAAIAAGADVFVTGEISEPQAHLARETGVAFVAAGHHATERYGAPALAAEVARSLGLAHQFIEIDNPA; encoded by the coding sequence ATGAGCATATCCAGGCAACAACTCTTGCAGGCGTTTGACGGCCTGCTGCAACCCGAGCGCTTCAAGGACTACGGCCCCAACGGCCTGCAGGTCGAAGGGCGGGCCGAGATCTCGCATGTGGTCAGCGGCGTGACGGCCAGCCTGGCGCTGATCGACGCCGCCATTGAAGCCCGTGCTGACGCCATTTTTGTGCACCATGGCCTGTTCTGGCGGGGGCAGGATGGGCGGGTGACCGGTTGGATGAAGCAGCGCCTGCAGCGGCTGCTGGCGCACGATATCAATCTGTTTGCCTACCACCTGCCGCTCGACGCACACCCCCTGTGGGGCAACAACGCCCAGCTGGGGCGGTTGCTGGGGTGGACGAGCGAATCGCAATTTGGTGAGCAAGCGCTGGGCTGTCTGGCCAGCGCCAGTTACCCCAGTGCCCAGGCTGTGGCCGACCATGTGGCGCAGGCGTTGGGGCGCTCCGTCACGCTGGTGGCGCCCGGTGGTGCCATGGGGGCGCAGCGTCCCGTCGCCAAGGTGGCGTGGTGCACGGGCGGTGCGCAGAGCTACTTCGAGGCGGCCATTGCTGCGGGGGCAGACGTTTTTGTGACGGGTGAAATTTCAGAGCCGCAGGCGCACTTGGCCCGCGAGACCGGGGTGGCGTTTGTGGCCGCAGGCCACCATGCCACCGAGCGCTATGGCGCCCCAGCCCTGGCCGCTGAAGTGGCGCGAAGCCTGGGCCTCGCGCACCAGTTCATCGAGATTGACAACCCCGCTTGA
- a CDS encoding phosphoribosyl-ATP diphosphatase, translating to MSSNESPALSSQDALARLAAVIESRKPAHGGDPEKSYVSRLLHKGPDAFLKKIGEEATEVVMAAKDVDHGADKSKIVYEVADLWFHSMIALAHYGLAPADVITELVRREGTSGIEEKALRKVAARAADEKG from the coding sequence ATGAGTTCCAACGAATCCCCAGCCTTGTCTTCGCAAGACGCCCTGGCGCGCCTGGCCGCCGTGATCGAAAGCCGCAAGCCCGCCCACGGTGGCGACCCGGAAAAGAGCTACGTCTCGCGTCTGCTGCACAAGGGGCCGGATGCGTTCCTCAAGAAAATTGGCGAAGAAGCCACCGAAGTGGTGATGGCCGCTAAGGACGTGGACCATGGCGCTGACAAGTCCAAGATCGTTTACGAAGTGGCCGACCTCTGGTTTCACTCCATGATCGCACTGGCCCACTACGGCCTGGCCCCGGCCGATGTAATCACCGAGCTGGTCCGCCGTGAAGGCACCAGCGGCATCGAGGAAAAAGCCCTGCGCAAAGTGGCGGCAAGGGCTGCTGACGAGAAAGGTTGA
- the tatC gene encoding twin-arginine translocase subunit TatC, with protein MSNTPSQDDELAGTEQPFVQHLMELRDRLVKAMIAIAVAAAFLFFFPGPGPLYDFLAAPLVAHLPKGATLIATSVISPFMVPLKILLMAAFLLALPFVLWQVWAFVAPGLYSHEKKLVLPLVVSSTLLFFIGVAFCYFFVFGQVFAFIQSFAPKSITAAPDIEAYLSFVLSMFLAFGLAFEVPIAVVVLARMGVVSVEKLKSFRGYFVVGAFVVAAVVTPPDVVSQLALAVPMCILYEVGIWAAQVFLKHTKAPESADDQAASSSSSS; from the coding sequence ATGTCAAACACCCCATCCCAAGATGACGAGCTTGCTGGCACAGAACAGCCCTTTGTGCAGCACCTCATGGAGCTGCGCGATCGCTTGGTCAAAGCCATGATTGCGATTGCCGTGGCCGCGGCTTTCCTGTTCTTCTTCCCGGGCCCCGGGCCGCTGTATGACTTCCTGGCGGCGCCTTTGGTGGCGCATTTGCCCAAGGGGGCTACGCTGATTGCCACTTCGGTGATCTCCCCCTTCATGGTGCCGCTCAAGATTTTGCTGATGGCGGCTTTCCTGCTCGCCTTGCCTTTTGTGCTGTGGCAGGTGTGGGCGTTTGTGGCGCCGGGCCTGTATTCGCACGAGAAGAAGCTGGTGCTGCCACTGGTGGTCTCCAGCACGCTCCTGTTCTTCATCGGCGTCGCGTTTTGCTACTTCTTCGTGTTTGGGCAGGTGTTTGCATTCATCCAGAGCTTTGCGCCCAAAAGCATCACGGCCGCACCAGACATTGAGGCTTATCTGAGCTTTGTGCTGTCGATGTTTCTGGCTTTTGGCCTGGCGTTTGAGGTGCCCATTGCCGTGGTGGTACTGGCCCGCATGGGTGTGGTGAGTGTGGAAAAGCTCAAGAGCTTTCGCGGTTACTTCGTCGTGGGGGCGTTCGTCGTTGCGGCGGTGGTTACACCACCCGATGTGGTGTCGCAGCTGGCACTGGCGGTGCCCATGTGCATTCTTTACGAGGTCGGCATCTGGGCCGCCCAGGTGTTTCTCAAGCACACCAAGGCGCCTGAGAGCGCGGACGATCAGGCGGCATCCTCTTCTTCGTCCTCCTGA
- the tatA gene encoding Sec-independent protein translocase subunit TatA gives MGSFSIWHWLIVLLIVVMVFGTKKLKNMGSDLGGAVKGFKDGMKDGSSDSSAASAAPAPGQVANSQAADKTTIDVEAKQKS, from the coding sequence ATGGGTTCCTTTTCCATCTGGCACTGGTTGATCGTGCTGCTGATCGTCGTCATGGTCTTCGGCACCAAGAAACTCAAGAACATGGGCTCCGATCTGGGCGGTGCCGTCAAGGGCTTCAAGGACGGCATGAAGGACGGTTCGAGCGATAGTTCCGCTGCGTCTGCAGCGCCTGCTCCAGGCCAGGTGGCCAACAGCCAGGCCGCCGACAAGACCACCATCGACGTAGAAGCCAAGCAAAAGAGCTGA
- a CDS encoding patatin-like phospholipase family protein — protein MPEGAKPLVRLNLALQGGGSHGALTWGVLDALLEDGHWVLDGISGTSAGAMNAVAVAHGFAQAAHQHKDPVEAHAAGCTLARETLMRLWEGVGTLGSLMWGAPLAAANPLLGMMTQWLSPYQTNPLDINPLRRLLEREVDFDLLCKARGAAAQHSPKVFVCATNVRTGRGEIFSGPRLSADAVMASACLPLLFKAVEIDGEHYWDGGYSGNPALHPLIYQTETSDILLVQINPIEHRGLPDTAPEIMERMNEVTFNASLLAELRAIEFVRRLLAEGKLDARRYKSVRMHRIDGGAVLAPFGADSKTRADLPFVRKLFALGREQGQQWLAEHRQSVGLRPTIQIADNA, from the coding sequence ATGCCTGAGGGCGCCAAACCCTTGGTGCGGCTGAACCTTGCCTTGCAAGGTGGCGGCTCGCACGGCGCATTGACTTGGGGTGTGCTGGACGCACTGCTCGAAGATGGCCATTGGGTACTCGATGGGATCAGCGGCACCAGCGCCGGTGCCATGAATGCCGTGGCCGTGGCCCATGGGTTTGCGCAGGCAGCCCACCAGCACAAGGACCCTGTAGAGGCGCATGCCGCCGGTTGCACCCTGGCGCGCGAGACTTTGATGCGCCTTTGGGAGGGCGTAGGCACCCTGGGCAGCCTGATGTGGGGCGCGCCCCTGGCAGCGGCCAACCCCTTGCTGGGCATGATGACGCAATGGCTGTCGCCATACCAAACCAATCCATTGGACATCAATCCCCTGCGGCGGCTGCTGGAGCGCGAGGTGGACTTTGACCTGTTGTGCAAAGCACGGGGTGCTGCAGCCCAGCACAGCCCCAAGGTGTTTGTGTGCGCCACCAATGTGCGTACCGGGCGCGGCGAGATCTTCTCTGGCCCCCGGCTCAGTGCCGATGCGGTCATGGCTTCGGCCTGTCTGCCCTTGCTTTTCAAGGCGGTGGAGATCGATGGCGAGCACTATTGGGACGGTGGCTACTCGGGCAACCCGGCATTGCATCCGTTGATCTACCAGACCGAGACTTCGGACATCCTGCTGGTGCAGATCAACCCCATTGAGCACCGTGGGCTTCCCGATACGGCGCCTGAAATCATGGAGCGCATGAACGAAGTCACTTTCAATGCCAGCCTGCTGGCCGAGCTGCGCGCCATCGAGTTTGTGCGCCGCCTGCTGGCCGAGGGCAAGTTGGACGCCCGCCGCTACAAGAGCGTGCGCATGCACCGGATTGACGGTGGCGCTGTGCTGGCACCCTTCGGGGCTGATAGCAAAACCCGCGCGGACCTGCCCTTTGTGCGCAAGCTGTTTGCTCTGGGGCGCGAGCAGGGGCAGCAGTGGCTGGCTGAACATCGCCAGTCCGTGGGCCTGCGCCCGACCATTCAGATCGCAGACAATGCCTGA
- the tatB gene encoding Sec-independent protein translocase protein TatB: MIDIGLSKMALIGAVALIVIGPEKLPRVARTVGTLLGKAQRYVADVKSEVNRSMELDELRKMKDTVEGAARDVQQSIQTSASEFEKDWAQATSLAGEGYDTASAVVPAYKHPGKNWRVKKGATPQWYKARSGVRTKALSGAARVARYRPKKIH; the protein is encoded by the coding sequence ATGATCGATATTGGCCTGTCCAAAATGGCGCTGATCGGCGCGGTGGCGTTGATCGTCATCGGCCCCGAAAAGCTGCCCCGTGTCGCCCGCACTGTGGGCACTTTGCTGGGCAAGGCGCAGCGCTATGTGGCCGATGTGAAGTCGGAGGTCAATCGCTCTATGGAGCTTGATGAGCTGCGCAAGATGAAGGACACGGTGGAGGGCGCTGCGCGCGACGTGCAGCAATCCATCCAGACCAGCGCCAGCGAGTTCGAGAAGGACTGGGCGCAAGCCACCAGCCTGGCGGGCGAGGGGTATGACACGGCTTCTGCTGTGGTGCCGGCCTACAAGCACCCGGGAAAGAACTGGCGCGTCAAAAAAGGAGCCACACCGCAGTGGTACAAAGCCCGCAGTGGTGTGCGCACCAAAGCCTTGTCGGGTGCCGCACGCGTGGCGCGCTACCGTCCCAAAAAGATCCATTGA
- a CDS encoding cytochrome c1 — MKKLILTMVAALGLVAGSAMASGGGVALDKAPAKTNDLASLQNGAKLFVNYCLNCHSAAYMRFNRLKDIGLSDQQVKDNLLFTTDKVGETMKSAIDPKQAKAWFGANPPDLTVIARSRASSAGSGADYLYTYLRTYYRDDAKLTGWNNLVFPNVGMPHALWELQGERRPVFEEQESHGKKTHVFKGWEQVTPGKLTPVQYDEAVGDLVNYMQWMAEPAQNTRIRVGVWVLIFLGLFTIIAWRLNASFWKDVK, encoded by the coding sequence ATGAAGAAACTCATTCTCACGATGGTGGCAGCGCTGGGTCTGGTGGCAGGCTCTGCCATGGCTTCCGGTGGCGGGGTTGCGCTGGACAAGGCGCCAGCCAAGACCAACGACCTGGCATCTCTGCAAAATGGTGCCAAGCTGTTCGTCAATTACTGCCTGAATTGCCACTCTGCGGCGTACATGCGCTTCAATCGTCTGAAGGACATTGGCCTTTCAGATCAGCAGGTGAAGGACAATCTGTTGTTCACCACCGACAAGGTGGGTGAGACAATGAAGTCCGCGATTGATCCAAAACAAGCCAAGGCTTGGTTTGGCGCCAATCCTCCTGACCTCACCGTGATTGCGCGTTCGCGTGCCAGCTCGGCGGGGTCTGGTGCAGATTACCTCTACACCTACTTGCGTACCTATTACCGAGACGACGCCAAGCTGACCGGCTGGAACAACCTGGTGTTTCCCAATGTTGGCATGCCCCATGCCTTGTGGGAGTTGCAGGGCGAGCGTCGTCCCGTGTTTGAAGAGCAAGAGAGTCACGGCAAAAAGACCCATGTTTTCAAGGGTTGGGAGCAAGTGACTCCGGGCAAGCTGACTCCGGTTCAGTACGACGAGGCGGTGGGTGATCTGGTGAACTACATGCAGTGGATGGCCGAGCCTGCGCAAAATACGCGCATCCGTGTCGGGGTCTGGGTTCTGATTTTCCTGGGCCTCTTCACCATCATTGCATGGCGGCTGAACGCGTCTTTCTGGAAAGACGTCAAATAA
- a CDS encoding histidine triad nucleotide-binding protein, with protein MHDPNCLFCKIIAGQIPSRKVYEDEEIFAFHDIHPWAPVHFLMVPKAHIPSMAQVTAEHAGLLGRMMALAPQLALEQGCNPYPEGGFRIVTNTGLEGGQEIHHLHIHVMGGPRPWLKG; from the coding sequence ATGCACGATCCCAATTGCCTTTTTTGCAAAATCATTGCAGGCCAGATTCCCTCTCGCAAGGTCTATGAAGACGAAGAAATCTTCGCCTTTCATGACATCCACCCCTGGGCGCCGGTGCACTTTCTGATGGTGCCCAAGGCGCATATCCCTTCGATGGCGCAGGTTACCGCCGAGCACGCAGGCCTGCTGGGGCGCATGATGGCGCTGGCCCCCCAGTTGGCCTTGGAGCAGGGCTGCAACCCTTATCCAGAAGGCGGTTTTCGCATCGTCACCAACACGGGGCTTGAAGGGGGGCAGGAAATCCACCATCTGCACATCCATGTGATGGGTGGTCCGCGCCCTTGGCTCAAAGGCTGA
- the petA gene encoding ubiquinol-cytochrome c reductase iron-sulfur subunit has translation MSDTPVDTSKRTWLIASGCAGAAGGVAVAVPFVSSFQPSERAKAAGAAVEVDISALQPGEKLTVEWRGKPVWILKRTPEQVASLAKTEPQVADPKSDRKTYPTPEYAKNQHRSIKPEIFVGVGICTHLGCSPGDKFQTGPQPSLPDDWNGGFLCACHGSTFDVAGRVFKNKPAPDNLEIPPHMFLSDSRLLIGEDKKA, from the coding sequence ATGAGTGACACACCAGTCGACACCAGTAAGCGGACGTGGCTGATTGCGTCCGGATGCGCTGGTGCTGCGGGCGGAGTGGCTGTAGCCGTGCCCTTCGTCAGCAGTTTTCAGCCTTCGGAAAGAGCCAAAGCAGCTGGCGCAGCTGTAGAGGTGGACATTTCAGCCCTGCAGCCGGGTGAAAAGTTGACCGTAGAGTGGCGCGGCAAGCCCGTGTGGATTCTCAAGCGCACCCCTGAACAGGTCGCCTCGTTGGCCAAGACCGAGCCTCAGGTGGCCGATCCCAAGTCAGACCGCAAGACGTACCCCACCCCCGAGTACGCCAAAAACCAACACCGCTCCATCAAGCCCGAGATCTTCGTCGGGGTCGGCATCTGCACCCACCTGGGTTGCTCGCCGGGTGACAAGTTTCAAACCGGCCCACAGCCTTCGCTGCCAGACGACTGGAATGGCGGCTTTCTGTGTGCTTGCCACGGCTCGACGTTTGACGTGGCCGGCCGCGTGTTCAAGAACAAGCCAGCGCCTGACAACCTGGAAATTCCGCCACACATGTTCCTGTCCGATTCGCGCCTGCTGATCGGTGAAGACAAGAAGGCTTGA
- the hisI gene encoding phosphoribosyl-AMP cyclohydrolase, producing MNWLNEVKWDAQGLVPVIAQEQGTGDVLMFAWMNREALDKTAELGRAVYFSRSRKKLWFKGEESGHVQTVHEIRLDCDNDVVLLKVTQQGHEPGIACHTGRHSCFFSVLKDGAWKPVDPVLKDPESIYK from the coding sequence ATGAACTGGCTCAATGAAGTGAAATGGGACGCGCAGGGCCTGGTGCCCGTGATTGCGCAAGAGCAGGGCACGGGCGACGTGCTGATGTTTGCCTGGATGAACCGCGAGGCTTTGGACAAAACCGCTGAGCTGGGCCGGGCCGTGTACTTCAGCCGCTCGCGCAAAAAGCTGTGGTTCAAGGGTGAAGAGTCTGGCCACGTGCAAACGGTGCATGAGATTCGTCTCGACTGCGACAACGACGTGGTGCTGCTCAAAGTCACCCAGCAGGGGCACGAACCTGGCATTGCCTGCCACACAGGCCGCCACAGCTGCTTCTTCAGCGTGCTCAAGGATGGGGCCTGGAAACCGGTCGATCCGGTCTTGAAAGATCCCGAATCCATCTACAAATAA
- the pdxA gene encoding 4-hydroxythreonine-4-phosphate dehydrogenase PdxA codes for MKPIAITQGDPAGIGPEIVAKAFRDAPDLLRGCFVVGDVATLRRAAACIARPGIPSVPVAVLDGIHDAWDAPTRCVPVLPLSGLASAVPWGRISAEAGRAAADCVEWAARAALRGDVAGLVTAPLHKEALSAAGLAYPGHTELLQAEAAAHRGVALADMPVRMMLASDELRTVLVSIHVSLRDAIAAVTYDNVVQTVQIAHHALQRTLGRSPRIAVAGLNPHAGEGGLFGREECDTIAPAVAWLQAQGLDVQGPLPPDTVFMRARNAPGHPGAFDVVVAMYHDQGLIPVKYLGVDKGVNVTLGLPLVRTSPDHGTAFDIAGQGVADASSLIEAVRMARQLA; via the coding sequence ATGAAGCCCATCGCCATCACCCAAGGAGACCCGGCAGGCATCGGCCCTGAGATCGTGGCCAAGGCCTTTCGTGACGCGCCTGACCTGCTGCGGGGCTGTTTTGTGGTGGGCGACGTCGCCACCTTGCGCCGGGCTGCTGCGTGCATTGCACGCCCCGGCATCCCCAGCGTGCCTGTAGCGGTGTTGGACGGCATTCACGATGCCTGGGATGCACCGACGCGTTGCGTGCCTGTCTTGCCACTGTCAGGGTTGGCCAGCGCGGTACCTTGGGGGCGCATCAGTGCCGAGGCGGGGCGCGCTGCGGCCGATTGTGTGGAATGGGCGGCCCGCGCGGCACTGCGTGGGGATGTGGCTGGGTTGGTCACCGCGCCGCTGCACAAAGAGGCCTTGTCGGCTGCAGGCCTGGCGTACCCCGGCCACACCGAACTGCTGCAGGCCGAAGCCGCAGCCCACCGGGGCGTGGCCCTGGCGGACATGCCGGTGCGCATGATGTTGGCCAGTGACGAACTGCGCACGGTGCTGGTCAGCATCCATGTCTCATTGCGTGACGCGATTGCTGCGGTGACTTATGACAACGTGGTGCAGACCGTGCAGATCGCGCACCACGCGCTGCAGCGCACCTTGGGGCGCAGCCCTCGGATCGCGGTGGCGGGTCTCAATCCGCATGCGGGGGAGGGCGGTTTGTTTGGCCGAGAGGAGTGCGACACCATTGCCCCGGCGGTGGCCTGGCTGCAGGCTCAGGGTTTGGATGTGCAGGGCCCCCTGCCGCCAGACACGGTGTTCATGCGCGCCCGTAACGCGCCAGGGCATCCGGGTGCGTTTGATGTGGTGGTGGCGATGTACCACGACCAGGGCTTGATTCCCGTCAAGTACCTGGGCGTGGACAAGGGCGTGAACGTGACCTTGGGCTTGCCGCTGGTGCGCACTAGCCCGGACCACGGCACAGCCTTCGACATTGCGGGCCAGGGCGTGGCCGATGCGTCCAGCCTCATCGAGGCGGTTCGCATGGCGCGGCAGTTGGCTTGA
- a CDS encoding cytochrome bc complex cytochrome b subunit, which yields MAEFKEISPNASATAKVTNWFENRFPTAFDAYRVHMSEYYAPKNFNFWYIFGSLALLVLVIQIVTGIFLVMHYKPDANLAFASVEYIMRDVPWGWLIRYMHSTGASAFFVVVYLHMFRGLLYGSYRKPRELVWIFGCAIFLCLMAEAFMGYLLPWGQMSYWGAQVIVNLFAAIPFIGPDLALLIRGDFVVGDATLNRFFSFHVIAVPLVLLGLVVAHLLALHDVGSNNPDGVEIKGPNAPRDAKGKPLDGVPFHPYYTVHDIFGVAVFLLVFSAVIFFAPEFGGYFLEYNNFIPADPLVTPLHIAPVWYFTPFYSMLRAITSEMMYALIACVALGALFGAVKAQLPGIFKAAIAGAGAVVILLMLAIDAKFWGVVVMGGAVIILFFLPWLDYSPVKSIRYRPDWHKYFYGVFVINFLILGYLGVQPPSPVGERVSQVGTLFYFGFFMLMPWWSRIGKTKPVPDRVTYVAH from the coding sequence ATGGCTGAATTCAAGGAAATTTCCCCTAACGCATCGGCCACGGCCAAGGTGACGAACTGGTTTGAGAACCGGTTTCCCACGGCGTTTGATGCGTACCGCGTGCACATGTCGGAGTACTACGCTCCGAAGAACTTCAACTTCTGGTACATCTTTGGTTCGCTGGCATTGCTGGTGCTGGTCATCCAGATCGTCACTGGTATCTTCCTGGTGATGCACTACAAGCCTGATGCCAATCTGGCTTTCGCATCGGTGGAATACATCATGCGCGACGTGCCTTGGGGCTGGCTGATTCGCTACATGCACTCCACTGGCGCTTCGGCCTTCTTTGTCGTGGTGTATCTGCACATGTTCCGTGGCCTGCTCTACGGCTCGTACCGCAAGCCACGTGAATTGGTCTGGATCTTTGGCTGCGCCATCTTCCTGTGCCTGATGGCCGAGGCCTTCATGGGCTACCTGCTGCCTTGGGGCCAGATGTCGTACTGGGGCGCTCAGGTGATCGTGAACCTGTTTGCTGCCATTCCGTTCATTGGCCCCGATCTGGCCTTGCTCATCCGTGGTGATTTTGTGGTGGGCGATGCGACCCTGAACCGCTTCTTCAGCTTCCACGTGATTGCGGTGCCTTTGGTGCTGCTGGGCTTGGTGGTGGCGCACTTGTTGGCGCTGCACGATGTGGGCTCCAACAACCCCGACGGCGTCGAAATCAAGGGCCCCAATGCGCCCCGCGATGCCAAGGGCAAGCCCCTGGACGGCGTGCCGTTCCACCCTTACTACACCGTTCACGATATCTTTGGTGTTGCGGTCTTCTTGCTGGTGTTCTCGGCGGTGATCTTCTTCGCCCCTGAGTTCGGTGGCTACTTCCTGGAGTACAACAACTTCATCCCGGCCGACCCTTTGGTAACGCCGCTGCACATTGCACCAGTCTGGTACTTCACGCCGTTCTACTCGATGCTGCGTGCCATCACCAGCGAGATGATGTACGCCCTGATCGCCTGCGTGGCCCTGGGTGCGCTTTTTGGTGCAGTGAAGGCTCAATTGCCTGGCATCTTCAAGGCCGCGATTGCAGGTGCTGGTGCGGTGGTCATCCTGCTCATGTTGGCCATTGATGCCAAGTTCTGGGGTGTGGTGGTCATGGGCGGTGCTGTGATCATTCTGTTCTTCTTGCCATGGCTGGATTACAGCCCAGTGAAGTCCATTCGCTACCGTCCCGATTGGCACAAGTATTTCTACGGTGTCTTTGTGATCAACTTCCTGATCCTGGGTTACTTGGGCGTACAGCCTCCGTCTCCTGTGGGTGAGCGGGTTTCTCAAGTGGGCACGCTGTTCTACTTCGGCTTCTTCATGTTGATGCCCTGGTGGAGTCGCATTGGCAAGACCAAGCCCGTGCCCGATCGCGTTACCTACGTTGCGCACTGA
- a CDS encoding Do family serine endopeptidase, translating into MKRIWLLFSQAVTVFAAAYFVVATLQPDWIRQGAKRSGAGIALLEAPSASAGQPAPGSFSGAARKASPAVVSINTSKAVRHPRSNDPWFQFFFGDQGQQQAQTGLGSGVIISPEGYILTNNHVVEGADEIEVTLTDSRRSRASVIGTDPDTDLAILKIELDKLPVITLGNSDGLAVGDQVLAIGNPFGVGQTVTSGIVSALGRSQLGINTFENFIQTDAAINPGNSGGALVDVNGNLLGINTAIYSRSGGSMGIGFAIPVSTARLVLDGIVKDGQVTRGWIGVEPNELSPELAETFGVKATEGVIITGVLQDGPAAQAGMRPGDVIVKVDDKPVGNVSELLTAVAALKPGTASTFQVQRTDRKLELSINPGVRPRPQRNVRR; encoded by the coding sequence ATGAAACGCATCTGGCTGCTGTTTTCTCAGGCCGTGACAGTTTTTGCTGCGGCCTACTTTGTTGTTGCCACCCTCCAACCCGACTGGATACGCCAAGGCGCCAAGCGATCTGGCGCGGGCATTGCGCTGCTGGAGGCCCCCTCAGCCTCCGCTGGCCAGCCCGCCCCAGGCAGCTTCAGCGGTGCTGCACGCAAGGCCTCACCGGCCGTGGTGAGCATCAACACCAGCAAGGCCGTGCGCCACCCCCGCAGCAACGACCCCTGGTTCCAGTTTTTCTTTGGCGATCAGGGCCAGCAACAGGCGCAAACAGGCCTGGGCAGCGGCGTCATCATCAGCCCCGAGGGCTACATCCTGACCAACAACCATGTGGTCGAGGGCGCCGATGAAATTGAAGTGACCCTCACAGACAGCCGCCGCTCGCGCGCCAGCGTGATCGGCACCGACCCCGACACCGACCTCGCGATCCTGAAGATCGAACTCGACAAGCTGCCCGTGATCACCCTGGGCAACTCAGATGGGCTGGCCGTGGGCGACCAGGTGCTGGCCATTGGCAACCCCTTTGGCGTGGGGCAAACCGTGACCAGCGGCATCGTCAGCGCCTTGGGCCGCAGCCAGTTGGGCATCAACACCTTTGAGAATTTCATCCAGACCGATGCCGCCATCAATCCCGGCAACTCGGGCGGCGCGCTGGTGGACGTGAACGGCAACCTGCTGGGCATCAACACCGCCATCTATTCCCGCTCCGGTGGCAGCATGGGCATCGGGTTTGCCATTCCCGTGTCCACTGCGCGGCTGGTGCTGGACGGCATCGTGAAAGACGGACAAGTGACCCGAGGCTGGATTGGCGTGGAGCCCAACGAACTCTCGCCCGAGCTGGCCGAGACCTTTGGCGTGAAAGCCACCGAGGGCGTGATCATCACCGGCGTGCTGCAAGACGGCCCGGCCGCGCAAGCTGGCATGCGCCCTGGCGATGTGATCGTGAAAGTGGACGACAAGCCCGTGGGCAATGTCTCTGAACTGCTGACGGCGGTGGCTGCACTCAAGCCAGGCACCGCCTCCACCTTCCAGGTGCAGCGCACCGACCGAAAGCTGGAGCTGAGCATCAACCCCGGGGTGCGCCCCCGTCCACAGCGCAACGTGCGGCGCTAA
- the mscL gene encoding large conductance mechanosensitive channel protein MscL, with protein MTIIKEFKEFAIKGNVVDLAVGVIIGGAFGKIVDSVVADLIMPLVGLVFGKLDFSNLFLVLGNVPAGTALTLDALRKAGVPVFAYGNFLTVAVNFIILAFIIFMMIKQINRLKREAPAAAPAAPAPEPEDIVLLREIRDSLKQR; from the coding sequence ATGACCATCATCAAAGAGTTCAAAGAATTCGCAATCAAGGGTAATGTGGTCGATCTCGCCGTGGGCGTGATCATTGGGGGAGCCTTCGGGAAAATCGTGGATTCGGTGGTGGCCGATCTCATCATGCCGTTGGTGGGGCTGGTATTTGGCAAACTGGATTTTTCCAATTTGTTCCTCGTACTGGGTAATGTGCCCGCCGGCACGGCACTGACACTGGACGCGCTTCGCAAAGCGGGCGTTCCTGTGTTTGCTTATGGAAATTTTCTGACCGTGGCGGTGAATTTCATTATTCTGGCCTTCATCATTTTCATGATGATCAAACAAATCAACCGACTCAAGCGCGAAGCCCCCGCAGCAGCACCTGCAGCCCCAGCCCCCGAGCCAGAGGACATCGTGCTGCTGCGCGAAATTCGCGACAGCCTCAAGCAGCGCTGA